GATCTCGCCGGCCACTTCCAGGCCCGGCAGGTCGGACGCGCCGGGAGGCGGCGCATAGTTGCCCTTGCGCTGGAATACGTCGGGGCGGTTGACGCCCGCGGCGCTGACCTTGATCAGGACTTCGCCCTTGCCAGCCTCGGGCGTGGGGCGTTCGGCGGGAACCAGGACCTCGGGGCCGCCCGGGCGGGAGATTTCTACAGCGTGCATCGCGTGCCTCCTTCGCAGCAAATGGATTATTATTGCGCCCTTTACGGCAAGTCGCGTTTTCGCCGGGTAGAGTGTTTGCCTGGCGGCCGGATTGCCGCTTCCGCAGTACATTGCGGCATCAGGAAGCGTGGCAGAGTGGTCGATTGCACCGGTCTTGAAAACCGGCAAGGGGTTAAACCCTTCGTGGGTTCGAATCCCACCGCTTCCGCCAGAAGACCGCCCACAGCCCCCCATCCCCCTTGGTTCGCCAACGTCGCCCGCCCGTGCCACGGCGGATCGGCGCGCTCGGCCTGTTCGCGCCCTTCGTGCCGCCGCTCGCCGACGGGAACGCGACGCCGTCGCGGCCTGAGCGCCAGCCAGACGAACGGCGACAAGTCCTATTTGTTGATGACGGCGCCGTCGCCGCGATGCTCGCGGCTGCCCGCCCTGGCCGGCGCCTCGGGCTGGGCCGTCGGCACGGCCTCCGGCCGCTGGCGCTGGATCTGCTCCAGCCGCTGCGCCGCCTCGTCGCCCTTCATCTCCGCCACCCGGCCACGCACCACCGCGTCCATGTACTGGCGCGTGAAGGGTTCGCCCACGCGCCAGGCGTCGCCCTCCTGCAAGAACTCGAAATCGCCTTCGAACACCTGCCAGTCGGCGCGACCGATGGCCGACATCAGCCGGTCGCGGTATTCGGCCTGCAGGCGGCATGACCACCTGCCGCCGCCAAGATCCTTGCAGTCGCCCAGCGGCTGCACATTGCGCACCGTGCGCGTATCGGTTTCCGGCGGCAGGCCCCTGCGCTCGCGCTGCCGGTCGTACGCCGCCCTGCGCGCCGCGCCCCGGGTCAGTTCGTCGAACGCCGCCGCGCCCTGCTCGAAGGCGGCGGCCAGCCGCGCCGCGCCGGCCGGCTGGCCGACGGCGCGCGGCTTGCCATCGGCGTCGAGCTGGCCGTAGCGGGCCCGCACCACGCGCGGATCCGCGCCGGCGATCATCATCTCGCCCTCGTCGTTCGGGCCGATGGTGTAGGCCAGGGAGGACGTGGCCTCGCCGGCCTTGAGCGTGGCGATGCAGCCACGCGACCGTTCGGGTTTGATGTAGCCGACTTCCTTCACATCCGAAAACGTCGCCAGGTACAGGTCGGCGGGCGCCGCGCCCCCGGCCAGCGGGTTGCGGGACATCTGCTGGATGCGCGAGGTGAACATGCTGGCGCGCAGGGTCTTCTGCACGTCGGCGTCATCGCACTGCGGCGGCGTGGCCGGCGCGAACAGATACCAGGCCACCGCGGCCACGGCGATCACGCCGCCGCCCAGCCAGGCCCGGCGCGGGCCGGGAAAGGCGCTCTTGAGCGCGACCTGGCGTATCTGCCGTTCGTATTCCTCGAGCTTGCGCTGCATCAGCGCGTCCATCTCGGCCAGCGCCTGGCGGCGCGTGGCATTGCCGGCGAAGGCGGCCTCGGTCACGGACAGCTCGCCGATGGCGGCCAGGTCCTCGTCGGACACGATGTGCTCGTCCACCAGCCAGAACAGCGCCTCGCCCAGCGAGGCCCAGGGTTCCGTGGTGGCCTCGCCCAGCCGCTGACGAGCGGCGTCGTGATGGTCCTGGCGGATGACGCCGTCGGTCAGCAGGCGGTCGAGCAACGGAGTGGAGACGATGGCCATGGGCGCGCGGCGGCGGACCGCCTGAATGAGGACGGCACATGATACCGCCGCCGTATTGCCGTCCGCCGCGCGGCGCCGGCTCAGGCGGCCAGGGCCACCGGGTACGTCCTGGGAATGCCCGCGGCGGCCACGCCGCTGCGCAAGGTCTCCTGCGGCAGCGATGCCGCCAGCAGGGCCCGCGCGGCCAGCAGCCGCGGCAGGTCCACGCCGGTGCGATAGCCCATGCTCTCCAGCATGAACACCAGGTCCTCGGTAACGATGTTGCCCGACGCCCCCGGCGCGAACGGGCAGCCGCCCAGCCCGCCAAGGCAGGCGTCGAAAGCGCGGATGCCTTCATCCAGGCCAGCCAGCGCGTTGGCCAGCCCCAGCCCCATGGTGTCGTGCAGGTGCAGCTTCACCAGCCGCGCGCCCACCGCGTCCTGCGCCGCCCGCACCGCTTCGCGCACGCCCGCCGGATGGGCGTAGCCGACGGTATCGGCCAGCGCGATCTCGTCGGCGCCGGCGCGCACCACCGCCGCGGCCACCTGAGCCACGCGGCGCACCGGCACCGCGCCTTCCATCGAGCAGCCGAAGGCCGTGGCGACCGCCACGTCCAGCCGCACCGGCCGCGCCTGCGCCCGCAGCCAGTCGGCGATGGCGGCCACGGCCTCGACCTGCGCGTCGGTGCCCTTGCCGACGTTGGCATGGCTATGCGTATCGCTGACGGACACGGGGATGGCGATCACGTGCGCGCCCGCCTCGTAGGCGGCGATGGCGCCCTTCAGGTTGCAGGCCAGCGCGCACACCGTCACGCCGTCGATGGCCAGCGCTTGCGGCAGTACCAGCCCGGTATCGGCCATCTGCGGCACCAGCCGCGGCGACACGAAGCTGCCCACCTCGATCTCGCGCAGCCCGGCCGCCGCCAGCTGCCGGATCCAGCGCAGCTTGTCGTCGGCGGCCATCATGCCGCGCGCCATCTGCAGGCCGTCACGCGGCCCGACCTCACACAACCTCACTTGCTGTTCCATGGCGTTTCCCTGGTCGAATGCCCCGGCCGCTATTGCTGCACCACGATGCCGGCGGTGGCGATGGTCTGGCGCGCCTTGCCGATGTCCGAACGGATCAGCGCGGCGAACTGCTCCGACGACACCGGATCGGCTTCCAGCCCCTGCGCGGCGAGCGCATCGCGCACGTCCTGGCGCGCCAGCAGCTTGTTGAAGTCGGCGTTCAGCCGCGCCACCACGGCGGCGGGCGTCTTGGCCGGCGCCAGCACGCCGTAGTAGGTCACCACGCTGAAATCCTTGTAGCCCAGCTCGGCCACGGTCGGCACATCGGGCAGCGCGGGATTGCGCTTGGGCGAGGTCACCGCCAGCGCGCGCACCTTGCCGGCCTTGATCAGCGAGGCCGCCGACGAGATCGACGAACCGGCGAACTGCAGGTGGCCGCCCATCAGGTCGGCCAGCGCCGGCGCCGAGCCCTTGTACGGCACATGCTGCATCTTGAAACCGGCCTCGTGCTGCAGCATCTCCATGGCGATGTGCACGCCGCCCCCCGTGCCCGAAGTGCCGTAGGACAGCGTGTTGGGCGCCTTGCGGGCCGCCTCGATCACCTCCGGCAAGGTCTTGTAGGGCGAGCTGTCGGACACCAGCAGCACCATTGGCGTGGTCGCCACCAGCGCCACCGGCACCAGGTCCTTGACCGGGTCGTAGGCCACCTTCATCAGCAGCGGAATCAGCGTGACGTTGTCGGACTGGCCGATCACCAGGTCATAGCCCTGCGCCGGCGCGCGCGCCGCCTCGGCCAGCCCCAGCGCCGTGCCGGCGCCCGGCTTGTTTTCGGGCACCACGGACCAGCCATTCAGTTCATGCAGCTTGTTGCCCATGAGGCGCCCGATGTAATCGGTGCCGCCGCCCGGCGTGGACGGAATGATGATGCGGATGGGCTTGCTGGGATAGTCCTGCGCGTGCGCCACGCATGCGACGGCCATCGCGGCCACCGCCAAGAGTCTGCGGATCATCGGATTGTCTCCTCTTTGATGGATGTCTTGGCGGTCTGGCGCCGCCTCGACGGGGACCGGCTCTACGGCCGGTTCATGTCTTGTCCTCGCAATGCACCACGCCCGCCGAGCGCAGGGCGTCGATGCGCGCGGCATCCAGCCCCAACCCTCGCAGGATGGCTTCGGTATCGCGGCCCTGGGCTGGCGGATCGAACCGCTTGCCGGCCTTCAGGCCATCGAATTCGATCGGCAACGCCGCCGCCGCGATTTCGCCGCCATCGGGCAGCGCGGTGGCCAGCAGCGCGCCGCCGGCGTTCAGGTGCTCGTCGTGCAGCAGGTCGTGCGGCTGGCGGATCGGACCGTACGAAAGATTGGCGGCTTCCAGCGCCGCGCACAATGCGTCGGTGTTCCAGGTCTTGAGGATCGCGCCCACGCCCGGCACCAGCCACGAACGCGCCGCCTCGCGGTCCACCGCGGTGGCCAGGCGCGGATCGGCGGCCCATTCCGGCGGCAGGAACTTCTGCGCGAAATTGCGCCATTGGGCATCGCCCACCACCGCCACGAACACCCGTCCGTCGGCGGTCTCGAAAACGTCGTACACGCCCCATGGCGGCTTGCGCTCCGCGCCGAAGGGCTTGGGCGCGGTGCCGGTCAATTGGTATTGCGCGATGAACTGGGCTACCAGCAGCAGGTTGTTCTCGAACAGGCCCGAGCGCACATGGCGGCCGCGACCGGTGAGGTGGCGGTCGTGCAGCGCGGCCAGCGCGCCCACCACGCCGAAGGTGCCGCCCAGGATGTCGTTGACCGACGCCGCCACCCGCTGCGGCGCGTCGGCGCCGCCGTTGATGTAGGCCAGTCCGCCCATCATCTGCACCACTTCATCCAGTGCGGTGCGGTGCTTGTAGGGGCCCGACAGGAAGCCCTTGAGCGACACGTAGATCAGCCGCGGGTTCTCGGCCGACAGCGAGGCGTAGTCCAGCCCGTACTGCGCCAGGCCGCCGTCGCGGAAGTTCTCCACCACCATGTCGGCCTGCAGCGCCAGTTGCCGCGCCAGCGCCTGCCCCTCGGTCGATTTCAGGTCGATTGACAGGCTCTGCTTGTTGCGGTTGAAGACGGGGAAGTAGCCGCTGCCCGAGCCCTTCAGGCGCCGCGTGCGGTCTCCGTCGATCGGCTCCAGCTTGATCACCTCGGCGCCCAGGTCGGCCAGCGCCAGGCCGGCGGCCGGCCCCATGATCATGTGGGACAGCTCCAGCACCTTGATGCCGCGCAAGGGCAATTCGCTGTGGTCCATGAAGGGTGAAGCCGGTGCTGCGTTCATCGACGTTTCCTCTGCCTGCGGCGTGAGGGCCCGGGCGCATGCCCCAGGGCCGGTACGCAGCCATCATCGCGGGCGCGGCGGCATCGTGAAAGCGGTCTTTCATGACCGGGGCATTCTCGTTTCGGAACGTCCGGGTAAGCCCTAGGCCCGTCCGCACGGCAAGGAACTTCGCACAGCGCCCCTAGGGCACGGCGCCCAGGTGCGCCAGCAGCGCGCGCGCCGCGGGCGTCAGCGCGTCGAGTTCGCGCACGGCGATGCACAGCGGCGTGCCCGACCAGGGGCCGGACAGGGCGATGAAGCGGATGTCCTGGCTGGCATGGCGCGGCTTCAGGTACATCGGCACCACCGCCACGCCCATGCCGCGCGCCACCAGGTTGCAGATAGTCTCGTGCGAGCTGACGCGGGCGCTGATGCGGCGCGTCACGCCGGCTTCGCGCGCGGCCTGTTCGAACACCGCGCTGATGCCGTTGTCGCGGTTCAGCTCGATCTGCTCATAGGGCAGCAGCTGCGCGTAATCCAGGATCTCGCTGTCGGCCAGCAGATGCTGGCCCGGCACCACCGCCGCCAGCTCGCAATAGCCGCAGGGAAACACCTGCAGGCCATCGTGACCGAAGTCCGAGCCCACGGCGACATCGGCGCGGCCCTGCAACACTTCCTGGAAGACCTGCTGCGTGGTGCTCTCCTCCAGCGCGATCTCGATCTGCGGATGGGCGCCGCGAAACGACTGGATCTGCGCCGGCAGCTCGCCCGACAGCGCCGCCACGCTGACGGCCAGCCGGATGCGGCCGCGCACGCCGGTGGCGAAACCCGCCATCTCGCGCCGCATGCGCTCCATCTGCTGCAGCACCCGCCGGGCGTGATCCGCCAGCGCCTGTCCGGCCGGCGTGGCCTGCACGCCCTTGACGTCGCGCGCCAGCAACGGCACGCCCAGGGCCTCCTCCATCTCGATCATGCGCTTGCTGACCGCGGACGGCACGATGTTCTCGCGCGCCGCGGCGCGGGCCAGGCTGCCCTCTTCCAGCGCCGCCAGGAACAGGCGCAGGGAAACCGGGTCGATATCGCGGGGATGGGCGGGGGTGGGCAACGGACGCTTCATGGCGGCAAGTGTCCCGCGTTGGCGGCTCGGGCCGGGATCGGGGTTTTCCCGAGCCGGCCATCCGGCGGGTCCGATACACTGCGCCTGGCCATTGCGCGGCGCCCCCGCGCGACGCAGGACACTCTCCGTTCGATCGGCAACCAGAATAAGACTCGCATCATGCAGTGCCCCAAATGCAATTGGCAGAACCCGGCCTCCCACACCCAGTGCTTCAGCTGCCACGCGCCTTTGCCCGCGCCGGCGGCCCCGCGCGCGCCCGCCGCCAACGTGCCGGCCCTCCCCGGCATCTGGCCGCGGCTGGCCGCGAGCGTGATCGACGCGGCCAGCATGATCGCCGCCATGTTCGCGTTCTCCGCCGCCGCGTCCCTCAGCTATGAAGCGTTGCTGGAGCGGCCCCGCCCCCTGACGCTCGTGCTGGCCGCCGGCCTGCTCGGCCTGCTGTTGCCCGCCTTGATGGACGCCTGGGGCTCCGGTTCGCCCGGCAAGCAGCTGCTCAAGCAACGCGTGGTCACGCGCGACGGGCGGAGTCCCGGCCTGCTGCGGTCCCTCTGGCGGCACCTGATGAAGTTCCCCCTGAACCTGGCCCTGCCCGGCGTGTTCCATCATATCCAGCAGGCCATGTTCGGCGAACGCGCCATGCACAACTGGGCCGCGGGCACGTACGTCGTCTCCAGCCGGGCCGATCCGCGGGCAATCCAGGCGGCCCTGGGCCAGACGCGCTCGATCACCGGCGCCGGCAAGTTCCTGTTGTTCGCCGCGGGCGCGGTGGTGCTGGTCCTGGCCGGCTTCGTGCTGGCCGCGTTGACGCTCGGTCCGCGCGACGCCGACAACCCCGTGGTGGCCGACGTGCGGCGCCTGGACCTGGTGTCGCAGCCGGTCCGGATGCTGGCGGAAAACCACTACCGCGGCACCGGCAAGTTCGCCGCGACCGCGCAGGACCTGGGCGTAACGCGCGAGTCGCTGGCCTCCAGCGGCTTTTCCAACCTCGAGCTGAATCCGGTCAATGGCGTGTTGCGCTTCACCATTGCCGGCCCCGCCGATGCCGATGACGCCTCGCCCCTGGCGGGCAAGCACCTGGTCTACCTGCCCGAGTTGCG
The window above is part of the Achromobacter deleyi genome. Proteins encoded here:
- a CDS encoding CaiB/BaiF CoA transferase family protein, giving the protein MNAAPASPFMDHSELPLRGIKVLELSHMIMGPAAGLALADLGAEVIKLEPIDGDRTRRLKGSGSGYFPVFNRNKQSLSIDLKSTEGQALARQLALQADMVVENFRDGGLAQYGLDYASLSAENPRLIYVSLKGFLSGPYKHRTALDEVVQMMGGLAYINGGADAPQRVAASVNDILGGTFGVVGALAALHDRHLTGRGRHVRSGLFENNLLLVAQFIAQYQLTGTAPKPFGAERKPPWGVYDVFETADGRVFVAVVGDAQWRNFAQKFLPPEWAADPRLATAVDREAARSWLVPGVGAILKTWNTDALCAALEAANLSYGPIRQPHDLLHDEHLNAGGALLATALPDGGEIAAAALPIEFDGLKAGKRFDPPAQGRDTEAILRGLGLDAARIDALRSAGVVHCEDKT
- a CDS encoding RDD family protein, which encodes MQCPKCNWQNPASHTQCFSCHAPLPAPAAPRAPAANVPALPGIWPRLAASVIDAASMIAAMFAFSAAASLSYEALLERPRPLTLVLAAGLLGLLLPALMDAWGSGSPGKQLLKQRVVTRDGRSPGLLRSLWRHLMKFPLNLALPGVFHHIQQAMFGERAMHNWAAGTYVVSSRADPRAIQAALGQTRSITGAGKFLLFAAGAVVLVLAGFVLAALTLGPRDADNPVVADVRRLDLVSQPVRMLAENHYRGTGKFAATAQDLGVTRESLASSGFSNLELNPVNGVLRFTIAGPADADDASPLAGKHLVYLPELRAERKGGGIRRWQCGSDDIAVSDRHYGCRHAAGAAAP
- a CDS encoding LysR family transcriptional regulator, which produces MKRPLPTPAHPRDIDPVSLRLFLAALEEGSLARAAARENIVPSAVSKRMIEMEEALGVPLLARDVKGVQATPAGQALADHARRVLQQMERMRREMAGFATGVRGRIRLAVSVAALSGELPAQIQSFRGAHPQIEIALEESTTQQVFQEVLQGRADVAVGSDFGHDGLQVFPCGYCELAAVVPGQHLLADSEILDYAQLLPYEQIELNRDNGISAVFEQAAREAGVTRRISARVSSHETICNLVARGMGVAVVPMYLKPRHASQDIRFIALSGPWSGTPLCIAVRELDALTPAARALLAHLGAVP
- a CDS encoding Bug family tripartite tricarboxylate transporter substrate binding protein, whose amino-acid sequence is MIRRLLAVAAMAVACVAHAQDYPSKPIRIIIPSTPGGGTDYIGRLMGNKLHELNGWSVVPENKPGAGTALGLAEAARAPAQGYDLVIGQSDNVTLIPLLMKVAYDPVKDLVPVALVATTPMVLLVSDSSPYKTLPEVIEAARKAPNTLSYGTSGTGGGVHIAMEMLQHEAGFKMQHVPYKGSAPALADLMGGHLQFAGSSISSAASLIKAGKVRALAVTSPKRNPALPDVPTVAELGYKDFSVVTYYGVLAPAKTPAAVVARLNADFNKLLARQDVRDALAAQGLEADPVSSEQFAALIRSDIGKARQTIATAGIVVQQ
- a CDS encoding hydroxymethylglutaryl-CoA lyase, whose amino-acid sequence is MEQQVRLCEVGPRDGLQMARGMMAADDKLRWIRQLAAAGLREIEVGSFVSPRLVPQMADTGLVLPQALAIDGVTVCALACNLKGAIAAYEAGAHVIAIPVSVSDTHSHANVGKGTDAQVEAVAAIADWLRAQARPVRLDVAVATAFGCSMEGAVPVRRVAQVAAAVVRAGADEIALADTVGYAHPAGVREAVRAAQDAVGARLVKLHLHDTMGLGLANALAGLDEGIRAFDACLGGLGGCPFAPGASGNIVTEDLVFMLESMGYRTGVDLPRLLAARALLAASLPQETLRSGVAAAGIPRTYPVALAA